ATCGTGGCTACCAGAAAGTCGGCAGTGAAGAAGGAGTCCTCCGTTATGGGAGTTGATACGCTCTATCCTCCCCAGGACTTACTGGAGATGCTGGGCGAGTGCGACTTCGTGGTGATGACGGTGGCGCTGACCGACGAAACGAAGAAGATGATAGGGGAGCGGGAGTTGAAGGCGATGAAGCCCACGGGGGTGCTCATCAACGTTGCCCGGGGTGGTGTTGTTGACCAGGCCATGCTTATCCGGGCGCTTAAGGAAGGCTGGATTGGTGGGGCCGGGCTGGATGTTTTTGAGAAGGAACCTCTGGTTCCGGAAAGCGAGCTGTGGGAGCTGCCCAATGTCATCATCAGCCCCCATGTATCGGCGAGGAGCGAGATGCGTAACGTCCGGCTGACCGACCTTTTCTGCGAGAACCTGAAGAGGTACGCTAACGGACAACAGCCGCTGATAAATGAGATTGACCGGGCAAAAGGGTACTGACCTGAGACAAAAAGGGGGGTGAGGTCATGCCGCGCCAGTCTAAAACAGATCCCCGGATACTGGAGATGCCGCCGCAGAAGGTGGGGGTGGTTACCGGTAAAGGGGCGCCGGATAAGGTCTTTCCGGAACTGATGCCTGCTCTCTACGGCTCTGTCTACACGCTGAGATTTGACCGTAAGAAGCGGGGGCTGCCCGTATTCAAAGTGAGCGGTCTCCGTGCGCGTTACCCGGATGCCGTTACCATGCCCAAAGATAAATGGACGATGATTGTCGCCCTGCCGGTGCCTGACGATACCGACTCTCTGCCCCAGAAGGTAGCCGGAACTGAGGTCAGGCTGGAGACCTGGGATTACGGTACGGTGGCCCAGATTCTGCACCTCGGGGCTTATGACCGGGAGACAGCCTCCATTGAACGCCTGCACCGTTTCATTGAAGACAGCGGCTTCGAGATAGCCGGTGACCACGAGGAAGAGTACCTCACCCGACCTGACGCTAAAGTCCCCAAGACTATCATCCGCTATGTGGTGAGGAAGAAGGGATAGCGGAGCGGATTCCCGGGACTATCAGCCGGATGGACTGGACGGTCTAAAAGGTCACCACTTGGAGAGGACATCCCTCCAGAAATCATAGATGCCCTTCTTGCCGATGCCTCCGGTGTAGCCGGCGCGCACCATCATCTTGATCAGGGGATGAACGTGGCCTCTCTCCCAGCCAAACTCGCGGATGGTGTCTTCCTCGGCATGGACGCATAGCCCCCACCCCC
This is a stretch of genomic DNA from Dehalococcoidales bacterium. It encodes these proteins:
- a CDS encoding GyrI-like domain-containing protein encodes the protein MPRQSKTDPRILEMPPQKVGVVTGKGAPDKVFPELMPALYGSVYTLRFDRKKRGLPVFKVSGLRARYPDAVTMPKDKWTMIVALPVPDDTDSLPQKVAGTEVRLETWDYGTVAQILHLGAYDRETASIERLHRFIEDSGFEIAGDHEEEYLTRPDAKVPKTIIRYVVRKKG